The following coding sequences are from one Panicum hallii strain FIL2 chromosome 5, PHallii_v3.1, whole genome shotgun sequence window:
- the LOC112891877 gene encoding uncharacterized protein LOC112891877, translating into MEAASSKQEETGRSGGAGDGGDGDDEAKRKEEALASSRLLDPGFKPSKLSQDRLDKFKELHKKRLQITEKPKHKRKPKGTTGRNTKVNNDYKFPDKDESADSSPRDVHHSSSVTVIQQDPASALSSRNKRKLHWGLDIKERWERKANM; encoded by the exons ATGGAGGCCGCGAGCAGCAAGCAGGAGGAGACGGGGAGGAGCGGAGGCGCAGGagatggcggcgacggcgacgacgaggcgaagaggaaggaggaggcgcTTGCGTCCAGCAGGCTCCTCGACCCGGGATTCAAGCCCTCCAAGCTATCGCAGGACCGGCTCGACAAGTTCAAG GAATTGCACAAGAAACGGTTACAGATAACTGAAAAGCCAAAGCATAAAAGAAAACCAAAAG GAACAACCGGGAGAAATACCAAAGTAAACAACGATTATAAATTCCCTGACAAGGATGAATCTGCTGATAGTTCTCCAAGAGATGTACACCATTCATCGTCAGTTACAGTAATCCAACAG GATCCTGCATCAGCCCTGTCCTCAAGGAACAAAAGGAAGCTACATTGGGG